Proteins from a genomic interval of Rhodothermus marinus:
- the gltB gene encoding glutamate synthase large subunit yields the protein MRLQNQNPDHHRSLFSAQEQDACGVGLICTLTDAPSHTIVQDGLQVLLRLSHRGACGCDERTGDGAGILVQLPDLFLREVALEEGVRLPEPGAYAVGMLFLPKDRARQQACREAFEGLVQAEGQQVLGWRRVPTRPEVLGVSAAAVEPAVWQVFVQAGPGLDVEAFERKLFVIKRRARHVIDDPDFYVVSLSARTLVYKGMLMPDQLGVYYPDLTDPRFASRLALVHSRFSTNTWPRWPLAQPFHLLAHNGEINTLRGNINALRAREALLRSELLGDDLAKVLPLLDESGSDSQMLDAMIELLYRAGRSLPHAILMTIPEAWAHDDYMDDARKAFYEYHACLMEPWDGPAAVCFTDGRYAGAVLDRNGLRPARYTITRDGLVVLASEVGVLDLEPERVVEKGRLQPGRMFLVDLEEGRVVRDEEIKATLSRRRPYRLWLRSHLRTEADLPRAQALPRTSDLESLRRQQRLFGYSLEELRMILAPMAQKKDDPVGSMGDDTPLAVLSDFPRLTYDYFKQLFAQVTNPPIDAIREELVTSLHTYLGGEANLLDETPEQAHRLRLEHPVLTPEKLARIKALDEENLRATTLSTTFDVKVGGEGLVAALDELCRQAAEAVQQGFTILVLSDREAGPGRAPIPAALAVGAVHHHLIRTGLRARCSLVVDSGEPRQVHHLCVLVGYGADAVCPYLALETVADLVRMGEITGLHVQEAQQRYIKALCKGLLKVMSKMGISVFQSYRGAQIFEIVGLSEEVVERCFARTVSRLGGVGFDVLAEEVRLRYEQAYPEVPVAGAPKDELERGGFYQWRRGGEHHRYNPLTVAKLQHAVRERDPKDYEEFARLVNDESRRLCKLRGLLDFVPAERPIPLEEVEPWTSIVRRFKTGAMSFGSISREAHEVLAEAMNRIGGKSNTGEGGEEPERYARDNPKRSAIKQVASGRFGVTIGYLASADEIQIKMAQGAKPGEGGQLPGEKVYPWIARVRHSTPWVGLISPPPHHDIYSIEDLAQLIYDLKQANPTARISVKLVAEAGVGTIAAGVAKGGADVILISGHDGGTGASPITSILHAGLPWELGLSETHQALVANGLRERVVVEVDGQLQTGRDVAIAALLGAQEFGFATAPLVAIGCIRMRKCHLNTCPVGIATQDPELRKKFTGQPEHVINYFYFVAEELRQIMAQLGFRTVEEMVGRVDRLRIRSTDHWKARYLDLRPLIKKVETPEILRPFSQKPPARRDVPTLDERVLPRLKPALERREPVRLHVAIRNTDRTVGARISYEIATRYGESGLPEDTIWLDCEGSAGQSFGAFLAPGVTLRVIGEANDYFGKGLSGGKLIIHPPENAAYPAESNIIIGNVALYGATSGEAYIRGRAGERFAVRNSGARAVVEGVGDHGCEYMTGGRVVVLGPTGRNFAAGMSGGIAYVLDVDGLFAERHCNLDMVELMPVVEEADIAELRELIERHYAYTGSPVARWVLEDWPNILARFVKVFPIDYRKALERLAREQEEANLRQHLAA from the coding sequence ATGCGCCTGCAGAACCAGAACCCCGATCACCATCGCTCGCTGTTTAGCGCTCAGGAGCAAGACGCCTGTGGCGTCGGTCTGATCTGTACGCTGACGGATGCCCCTTCCCACACCATTGTGCAGGACGGCCTGCAGGTGCTGCTGCGCCTGAGCCATCGCGGTGCCTGCGGTTGCGACGAGCGCACGGGCGACGGGGCGGGCATCCTTGTGCAACTCCCCGATCTGTTCCTCCGGGAGGTGGCCCTGGAGGAGGGCGTTCGGCTGCCCGAACCCGGCGCCTACGCGGTGGGCATGCTCTTTCTGCCGAAAGATCGCGCGCGCCAGCAGGCCTGCCGGGAGGCCTTTGAGGGACTGGTGCAGGCCGAGGGGCAGCAGGTGCTGGGCTGGCGTCGTGTGCCCACGCGCCCCGAAGTGCTGGGCGTGTCGGCGGCCGCCGTCGAGCCGGCCGTCTGGCAGGTGTTCGTGCAGGCGGGCCCGGGGCTCGACGTGGAGGCCTTCGAGCGCAAGCTGTTTGTGATCAAGCGTCGGGCCCGGCATGTTATCGACGACCCGGACTTCTACGTGGTCAGCCTGTCGGCGCGCACGCTGGTCTACAAGGGCATGCTCATGCCCGATCAGTTGGGCGTCTATTACCCGGACCTGACCGACCCGCGTTTTGCCAGCCGATTGGCTCTGGTGCACTCGCGTTTCAGCACGAACACCTGGCCGCGCTGGCCGCTGGCCCAGCCCTTCCATCTACTGGCGCACAACGGCGAAATCAACACGCTGCGGGGCAACATCAATGCGCTACGGGCGCGCGAGGCGCTGTTGCGCTCGGAACTGCTGGGCGACGATCTGGCCAAGGTGCTGCCGCTGCTCGACGAATCGGGCAGCGACTCGCAGATGCTCGACGCCATGATCGAGCTGCTCTACCGGGCCGGTCGTTCGCTCCCGCACGCCATTCTGATGACCATCCCGGAGGCCTGGGCGCACGACGACTACATGGACGACGCGCGCAAGGCCTTCTACGAATACCACGCCTGTCTGATGGAGCCCTGGGACGGACCGGCCGCCGTCTGCTTCACCGACGGCCGCTACGCCGGGGCCGTGCTCGACCGCAACGGGCTGCGCCCGGCCCGCTACACGATCACCCGCGACGGGCTCGTCGTGCTGGCCTCCGAAGTGGGTGTGCTCGATCTGGAGCCCGAACGTGTCGTCGAAAAAGGCCGGCTGCAGCCCGGACGCATGTTCCTGGTGGACCTGGAGGAAGGCCGGGTTGTGCGGGATGAGGAGATCAAAGCCACGCTGAGTCGTCGCCGGCCCTATCGTCTCTGGCTCCGGTCGCACCTGCGCACCGAAGCGGATCTGCCCCGGGCCCAGGCTCTGCCGCGGACCTCGGATCTGGAATCGCTGCGGCGCCAGCAGCGGCTCTTTGGCTACTCGCTCGAGGAGCTGCGCATGATCCTGGCGCCCATGGCGCAGAAGAAGGATGATCCCGTCGGGTCCATGGGCGACGACACGCCGCTGGCCGTGCTGTCGGACTTTCCGCGGCTGACCTACGACTACTTCAAGCAGCTCTTCGCGCAGGTGACCAACCCGCCCATCGACGCCATCCGCGAAGAGCTGGTTACCTCGCTGCATACGTATCTGGGGGGCGAGGCCAACCTGCTGGACGAAACGCCCGAACAGGCGCACCGGCTGCGTCTGGAGCATCCGGTGCTGACCCCGGAAAAACTGGCCCGTATCAAGGCGCTGGACGAAGAGAACCTGCGGGCCACCACGCTCAGCACCACGTTCGACGTGAAGGTTGGCGGTGAAGGCCTGGTGGCCGCGCTGGACGAACTGTGTCGGCAGGCCGCCGAGGCCGTGCAGCAGGGCTTCACCATCCTGGTGCTCTCGGATCGGGAAGCAGGTCCGGGACGGGCACCCATTCCGGCCGCGCTGGCCGTAGGAGCCGTGCATCACCACTTGATCCGCACGGGGTTGCGGGCCCGCTGCAGCCTGGTGGTCGATAGCGGTGAGCCGCGCCAGGTGCACCACCTCTGCGTGCTGGTCGGCTATGGTGCCGACGCCGTGTGTCCCTATCTGGCCCTGGAAACCGTGGCCGACCTGGTGCGCATGGGCGAGATCACCGGGTTGCACGTCCAGGAAGCCCAGCAGCGCTACATCAAGGCGCTCTGCAAGGGGCTGCTCAAGGTGATGTCGAAGATGGGCATCTCGGTGTTTCAGAGCTACCGGGGCGCCCAGATCTTCGAAATCGTGGGCCTGAGCGAGGAGGTGGTCGAGCGCTGCTTTGCCCGGACCGTTTCCCGGCTGGGCGGTGTGGGCTTCGACGTGCTGGCCGAGGAGGTGCGCCTGCGCTACGAGCAGGCCTATCCGGAGGTGCCGGTTGCCGGCGCACCGAAGGACGAGCTGGAGCGCGGTGGTTTCTACCAGTGGCGGCGCGGCGGCGAGCATCACCGCTACAACCCGCTGACGGTGGCCAAACTGCAGCACGCCGTCCGCGAACGCGATCCGAAAGACTATGAGGAATTCGCCCGCCTGGTCAACGACGAGAGTCGGCGGCTGTGCAAACTGCGTGGCCTGCTGGACTTCGTCCCGGCCGAACGCCCGATCCCGCTCGAAGAGGTCGAGCCCTGGACGTCCATCGTGCGCCGCTTCAAGACGGGCGCCATGTCCTTCGGCTCGATCAGCAGGGAAGCGCACGAGGTGCTGGCCGAGGCAATGAACCGCATCGGAGGGAAGAGCAACACGGGCGAAGGCGGCGAGGAACCGGAGCGTTACGCCCGGGACAACCCGAAACGGAGCGCCATCAAGCAGGTGGCCTCCGGACGCTTCGGCGTAACGATCGGTTATCTGGCCAGCGCCGACGAAATCCAGATCAAGATGGCGCAGGGGGCCAAGCCGGGCGAGGGCGGTCAGCTCCCGGGCGAGAAGGTCTATCCCTGGATCGCCCGCGTGCGGCATTCGACTCCATGGGTGGGCCTGATCTCGCCGCCACCGCATCACGACATCTACTCGATCGAAGACCTGGCCCAGCTCATCTATGACCTCAAGCAGGCCAATCCCACCGCTCGCATCAGCGTGAAGCTGGTGGCCGAGGCGGGTGTGGGCACCATTGCAGCGGGTGTGGCAAAGGGCGGGGCCGACGTCATCCTGATCAGCGGACACGACGGCGGCACCGGCGCCTCGCCGATCACCTCGATCCTGCACGCCGGTCTGCCCTGGGAGCTGGGGCTGAGCGAGACGCATCAGGCGCTGGTGGCCAACGGCCTGCGTGAGCGGGTCGTCGTGGAGGTGGACGGTCAGCTCCAGACCGGACGCGACGTGGCCATCGCGGCCCTGCTGGGCGCCCAGGAATTCGGGTTTGCCACGGCCCCCCTGGTGGCGATAGGGTGCATCCGCATGCGCAAATGCCACCTGAACACGTGCCCGGTGGGCATCGCCACGCAGGATCCGGAGCTGCGCAAGAAGTTCACGGGCCAGCCGGAGCACGTGATCAACTACTTCTATTTCGTGGCTGAAGAGCTGCGCCAGATCATGGCGCAACTGGGCTTCCGGACGGTCGAGGAAATGGTCGGGCGCGTCGATCGGCTGCGCATCCGGTCGACCGACCACTGGAAGGCCCGCTACCTGGATCTGCGGCCGCTGATCAAAAAAGTCGAAACACCGGAGATCCTGCGGCCCTTCAGCCAGAAGCCGCCCGCGCGCCGCGACGTGCCCACGCTCGACGAGCGCGTCCTGCCCCGCCTGAAGCCTGCGCTGGAGCGCCGCGAGCCGGTGCGGCTGCACGTGGCCATCCGTAACACGGACCGCACCGTCGGTGCCCGCATCAGCTACGAAATCGCTACGCGCTACGGGGAAAGCGGTCTTCCGGAAGACACGATCTGGCTCGACTGCGAAGGCTCGGCCGGACAGAGCTTCGGGGCGTTCCTGGCGCCGGGCGTGACGCTGCGCGTCATCGGCGAGGCCAACGACTACTTCGGCAAAGGCCTCTCCGGCGGTAAGCTCATCATTCATCCGCCGGAAAACGCCGCCTATCCGGCCGAGTCGAACATCATCATCGGCAACGTGGCACTCTACGGGGCCACTTCCGGCGAGGCTTACATCCGCGGCCGGGCCGGCGAGCGCTTCGCCGTGCGCAACAGCGGCGCCCGGGCCGTGGTCGAGGGCGTGGGCGACCACGGCTGCGAGTACATGACCGGCGGGCGCGTGGTGGTGCTGGGCCCCACGGGCCGCAACTTCGCGGCCGGCATGAGCGGCGGCATCGCCTACGTGCTGGACGTGGACGGGCTGTTCGCCGAGCGCCACTGCAACCTGGACATGGTCGAGCTGATGCCGGTGGTCGAGGAGGCGGACATTGCCGAGCTGCGCGAACTGATCGAACGCCATTACGCCTACACAGGCAGCCCGGTGGCCCGCTGGGTGCTGGAAGACTGGCCGAACATCCTGGCCCGCTTCGTGAAGGTTTTCCCGATCGACTACCGGAAGGCGCTCGAGCGGCTGGCCCGGGAGCAGGAAGAAGCGAACCTACGGCAACATCTGGCCGCCTGA
- a CDS encoding cation diffusion facilitator family transporter, with product MQWPDLRDPRHRAMAASLAVSVLMLVGKFTAYLLTGSAAIFSDAAESLVHILATAFVAFSLWYALQPPDPDHPYGHGKIAYFSAGFEGAMILLAAAGILYTAVQDLLHGPELRRLGLGVLLTALFSLINLLLGLYLIRVGRRHHSLVLEANGRHVLTDMWTSLGVVVGVALVAWTGVVWLDPLIAIVVALNILRTAFQLLRQAVAGLMERVDEEDTRRLIEVLDEAVQQGIISDYHQLRHRRTGDQLWVEYHLMLPGERSLEEAHAQAHRVEEAIQKRFPGRRVYVTAHLEPEHHEVAHPAGHREPEDPLKAQARR from the coding sequence ATGCAGTGGCCTGATTTACGCGATCCGCGCCACCGGGCAATGGCGGCCAGCCTGGCGGTGTCGGTACTGATGCTTGTCGGGAAGTTTACCGCCTATCTGCTTACGGGAAGCGCCGCGATCTTTTCGGACGCCGCCGAGTCGCTCGTGCACATCCTGGCCACGGCGTTCGTCGCCTTCAGCCTCTGGTATGCGCTCCAGCCGCCCGATCCCGATCACCCCTACGGGCACGGCAAGATCGCCTACTTCTCGGCCGGCTTCGAAGGCGCCATGATTCTGCTGGCCGCCGCCGGTATTCTCTACACGGCCGTGCAGGACCTGCTGCACGGGCCGGAGCTCCGACGGCTGGGGCTGGGCGTGCTGCTGACCGCGCTGTTCAGCCTGATCAACCTGCTGCTGGGGCTTTACCTGATCCGCGTGGGGCGGCGGCACCACAGCCTCGTGCTGGAAGCCAACGGCCGCCATGTGCTCACGGACATGTGGACCAGCCTGGGCGTGGTGGTCGGCGTGGCCCTGGTGGCCTGGACCGGGGTGGTCTGGCTGGACCCGCTGATCGCAATCGTCGTGGCGCTCAACATCCTCCGGACGGCCTTTCAGCTGCTCCGCCAGGCCGTGGCCGGCTTGATGGAGCGTGTGGATGAGGAGGACACGCGCCGGTTGATCGAGGTGCTCGACGAGGCCGTGCAGCAGGGGATCATCTCCGATTATCACCAGCTTCGGCACCGTCGCACCGGCGATCAGCTCTGGGTAGAGTATCACCTGATGTTGCCCGGCGAGCGTTCGCTGGAAGAGGCGCACGCACAGGCACATCGGGTCGAAGAAGCGATCCAGAAGCGGTTCCCCGGACGTCGCGTCTACGTGACGGCCCACCTGGAGCCCGAACATCACGAAGTGGCACATCCCGCCGGTCATCGCGAGCCCGAAGATCCGTTAAAAGCACAGGCCCGGCGATAA
- a CDS encoding SbcC/MukB-like Walker B domain-containing protein: protein MVPVALRLKNFMSYGEAAPVLDFEQFQVACLSGNNGQGKSALLDAITWALWGEARKTSDSRKPDEHLLRVGAQQMEVEFTFDLEGQRYRVLRRYTRSSSGKTSKSELELQVYEPETGTYRPLTGASVSETQERLNQLLGLDYQTFINASFLLQGRADEFTRKKPGERKEILARILNLDRYERLAELAREEVREAKARAEQIERQLEQIQEALQEESELKARHEALQERRQALEAERETRQRHLQTLQEQRVRLEENRRRLEELQEQERQQTARLREERERLVRLEAELQDLEQLLARREEIEQAHARERTLQEERRQLEAKREQYWGIQKQLDQVQSELERQRSELEKKLALVRKEQEHVQRQLQELTTRLQERPRIAQRLKAAEQARQEMARLEQQRQQRSALEEEIRHVSEALLAAQKELEGQLRSLQRQLEQEADVPEQLAALEARCRELEQQEVRYRALQEELERLKETGQGKKAAIEALQARLQELERQQQDLQQRYDTFRQAEADVCPVCGSELGPEHREEVERHYEEQLGELARGLDEGRWRLAALEQEREALRQQYIARLSEAKRLEKAPEELARARAQLEELQRRNARREALARQLSALQVQLEQRAFAQEQRRRLEELHRKLEAIPFDEQKFEVLRQQAAEAASLRERLQELETLQGRRESLENEQRRLAQLEQQYRQELDQGPALQQLLQRKRALQEKLQAIGFDPARLQQVQQELEALGDVGAQVHRLLHAEENLKKGRQERETLQRRIRQEEQALERLQAQLQQLRQELEDLPRVQAACEEARQQLAATEEALQEVRQAIGECQARMEQLQALRVQRKQLQQELESVRHRERLHRHLQQAFGKHGIPSLIIEQTLPELEARANELLERLTDGRMHVYLRTQRAKKSGGTKETLDIIITDEQGAARPYETFSGGEAFRVDFALRLALAQLLAERSGVRVRTLVIDEGFGTQDLQGLQHLVEAIQAVQSDFDKILVITHLSELKQVFPVRIEVEKDPVEGSRFEVIGV, encoded by the coding sequence ATGGTACCGGTCGCGTTGCGCCTCAAGAACTTCATGAGCTACGGGGAGGCGGCGCCCGTGCTCGATTTCGAGCAGTTTCAGGTGGCCTGTCTGTCGGGCAACAACGGCCAGGGCAAGTCGGCGCTGCTGGACGCGATCACCTGGGCCCTCTGGGGCGAGGCGCGCAAGACGAGCGACAGCAGAAAACCCGACGAGCACCTGTTGCGCGTGGGGGCGCAGCAGATGGAGGTGGAGTTCACCTTCGACCTCGAAGGCCAGCGCTACCGGGTGCTCCGGCGCTACACGCGCTCCAGCTCCGGCAAAACCAGCAAGTCGGAGCTGGAACTGCAGGTGTACGAGCCGGAGACCGGCACCTATCGGCCGCTTACAGGCGCTTCGGTTTCCGAAACGCAGGAACGACTCAACCAGCTGCTGGGCCTTGACTACCAGACTTTTATCAACGCGTCGTTTCTGCTGCAGGGGCGGGCCGACGAGTTCACGCGCAAAAAGCCCGGTGAGCGCAAGGAAATCCTGGCCCGTATCCTGAACCTGGATCGCTACGAGCGACTGGCCGAACTGGCGCGGGAGGAGGTCCGCGAGGCGAAAGCCCGGGCCGAGCAGATCGAACGCCAGCTGGAGCAGATTCAGGAAGCACTTCAGGAGGAGTCCGAGCTGAAAGCCCGGCACGAAGCGTTGCAGGAGCGTCGCCAGGCGCTGGAGGCCGAGCGTGAAACCCGCCAGCGGCACCTGCAGACGCTTCAGGAGCAGCGCGTACGTCTGGAAGAAAACCGCCGCCGCCTTGAAGAACTGCAGGAGCAGGAGCGTCAGCAGACGGCCCGCCTGCGGGAGGAACGTGAGCGGCTGGTCCGACTGGAGGCCGAGCTGCAGGACCTGGAGCAATTGCTGGCGCGACGTGAGGAGATCGAACAGGCCCATGCCCGCGAGCGAACCCTGCAGGAAGAGCGCCGCCAGCTCGAAGCAAAGCGCGAGCAGTACTGGGGCATCCAGAAGCAACTGGATCAGGTCCAGAGCGAACTGGAACGCCAGCGGAGCGAGCTGGAAAAGAAGCTGGCGCTGGTCCGCAAAGAGCAGGAGCATGTGCAGCGACAGCTCCAGGAGCTGACCACGCGGCTGCAGGAGCGACCCCGGATCGCGCAGCGCCTGAAGGCGGCCGAGCAGGCACGTCAGGAAATGGCCCGGCTGGAGCAGCAGCGTCAGCAGCGCAGCGCGCTGGAGGAGGAAATCCGCCACGTCTCCGAAGCGCTGCTGGCCGCGCAGAAGGAGCTCGAAGGACAATTGCGGTCGCTGCAGCGCCAGCTGGAGCAGGAGGCCGACGTGCCGGAGCAGCTTGCCGCACTGGAAGCCCGGTGCCGTGAGCTGGAGCAGCAAGAAGTCCGCTACCGGGCGCTGCAGGAAGAACTGGAACGACTGAAGGAGACGGGGCAGGGCAAGAAGGCGGCGATCGAAGCGCTGCAGGCGCGGCTGCAGGAGCTGGAGCGACAGCAGCAGGACCTGCAGCAGCGCTACGATACGTTCCGGCAGGCCGAAGCGGACGTGTGTCCGGTCTGTGGCAGCGAGCTGGGGCCCGAGCACCGGGAAGAGGTCGAGCGCCACTACGAAGAGCAACTGGGGGAGCTGGCGCGTGGACTGGATGAAGGGCGCTGGCGGCTGGCCGCGCTGGAGCAGGAGCGGGAAGCGCTCCGGCAGCAGTACATAGCCCGACTTTCGGAAGCAAAGCGGCTGGAGAAGGCGCCTGAAGAGCTGGCGCGTGCGCGCGCGCAGCTGGAAGAACTGCAGCGGCGTAATGCCCGACGGGAGGCGCTTGCGCGTCAGCTATCGGCACTTCAGGTACAACTTGAACAGCGCGCCTTTGCGCAGGAGCAACGGCGTCGGCTGGAGGAACTGCACCGGAAGCTGGAGGCCATTCCATTCGACGAGCAAAAATTTGAGGTGCTACGGCAGCAGGCGGCCGAAGCCGCTTCGCTCCGCGAACGACTTCAGGAGCTGGAGACGCTGCAGGGACGGCGGGAAAGCCTGGAGAACGAGCAGCGGCGGCTGGCGCAACTGGAGCAGCAGTACCGTCAGGAGCTGGATCAGGGGCCGGCTTTGCAACAGCTCCTGCAGCGCAAGCGCGCACTTCAGGAAAAGCTTCAGGCGATCGGCTTCGATCCGGCGCGTCTGCAACAGGTGCAGCAGGAGCTGGAGGCGCTGGGCGACGTCGGCGCCCAGGTGCATCGCCTGCTCCATGCGGAGGAAAACCTGAAGAAAGGCCGGCAGGAACGAGAGACGTTGCAGCGACGCATCCGACAGGAGGAACAGGCGCTGGAGCGGCTGCAGGCGCAGCTGCAGCAACTCCGGCAGGAGCTGGAAGATCTTCCCCGCGTGCAGGCGGCCTGCGAAGAAGCCCGGCAGCAACTGGCGGCCACAGAGGAGGCGCTGCAGGAGGTGCGGCAGGCAATCGGTGAATGCCAGGCGCGTATGGAGCAATTGCAGGCGCTTCGTGTGCAACGCAAACAGCTCCAGCAGGAGCTGGAATCGGTACGGCATCGGGAACGGCTGCACCGACATCTGCAACAGGCCTTCGGCAAGCACGGCATCCCTTCACTGATCATCGAACAGACGCTTCCCGAGCTGGAGGCCCGCGCCAACGAGTTGCTCGAGCGGCTGACCGACGGCCGCATGCACGTTTACCTGCGCACGCAGCGCGCCAAAAAATCCGGAGGCACGAAAGAAACGCTCGACATCATCATCACCGACGAGCAGGGGGCGGCCCGTCCCTACGAGACCTTCTCCGGGGGCGAGGCTTTCCGGGTCGATTTTGCGCTGCGGCTGGCGCTGGCCCAGCTGCTGGCCGAGCGCAGCGGCGTGCGCGTGCGCACGCTGGTCATCGACGAGGGCTTCGGCACGCAGGACCTGCAGGGACTGCAGCATCTGGTGGAGGCCATTCAGGCCGTACAGTCCGATTTCGACAAGATTCTGGTGATCACGCACCTGAGCGAACTCAAGCAGGTGTTTCCGGTGCGGATCGAGGTCGAGAAAGACCCGGTCGAGGGCTCGCGCTTCGAGGTGATCGGCGTGTGA
- a CDS encoding Uma2 family endonuclease: MSESVAETVRFSRYEDFRRWTESQPGYWILVHGEPMPSPSPSRIHQEVSIRLELLLVDVVRRTGRGWVYNAPLDVKLREDTVYQPDLLVVLREHADRLRPTHIEGAPDLIIEVLSPATAHLDLWEKRYDYAQAGVQEYWIVDPESRRIELYVREGEQFRLHAGAQHSGRLRSVLLPGFEVDLETLFRDL; encoded by the coding sequence ATGTCGGAGTCCGTCGCCGAAACAGTGCGCTTTTCGCGCTACGAAGACTTTCGCCGGTGGACGGAATCACAGCCGGGCTACTGGATCCTTGTCCACGGAGAACCCATGCCGAGCCCTTCGCCTTCGCGGATTCATCAGGAAGTTTCAATCCGTCTGGAACTGCTCCTGGTCGATGTGGTGCGCCGAACCGGTCGCGGATGGGTCTACAACGCACCGCTGGATGTCAAGCTTCGTGAAGACACGGTCTACCAGCCGGATCTGCTCGTGGTGCTCCGGGAGCATGCCGATCGACTTCGGCCCACGCACATCGAAGGCGCGCCCGATCTGATCATCGAGGTGCTCTCGCCCGCGACGGCCCACCTGGATCTTTGGGAGAAGCGCTACGACTATGCGCAGGCGGGCGTGCAGGAATACTGGATCGTCGATCCCGAATCGCGGCGTATCGAGCTGTATGTGCGGGAAGGGGAGCAGTTCCGGTTGCACGCCGGCGCGCAGCACAGCGGCCGCCTGCGCAGCGTGCTGTTGCCGGGCTTCGAAGTCGATCTGGAAACGCTCTTCCGGGACCTGTAA
- a CDS encoding DMT family transporter: protein MSQSRLKYELALLFDVLVWGINFPILKVALAAMHPFVVNLFRFIFSLLVLGALHAWTHRRDRTPFFEPLRTHGRAILLLGLLGYVIYQLAFIEGVNLTTSGSAALIMASAPLWTAVISQLRGYDRLNLLGWIGLLVSLLGTAVVVLYGPRALDFSEDALLGNLLMTGAAVAWGAYTALSQPFVHRMDPASLTFFSLLLAYPILALLGLLHIDAVVWADVDATIWAALIFSGALSTGLTVAFWNHAIRHVGPSHTAAFGNLVPVVALVAGYLMLGEPITPAQLLGGAGIIGGLLLMRRARRMPLPS, encoded by the coding sequence ATGTCGCAGAGCCGCCTCAAATACGAGCTGGCGCTATTGTTCGACGTGCTGGTCTGGGGCATCAACTTTCCCATCCTCAAGGTGGCCCTGGCCGCCATGCATCCGTTCGTGGTCAATCTCTTTCGTTTCATTTTCTCGCTGCTGGTGCTGGGCGCATTGCACGCCTGGACGCACCGACGCGACCGCACGCCGTTTTTCGAGCCGCTGCGCACACACGGCCGCGCCATCCTGCTGCTGGGCCTGCTCGGCTACGTGATCTACCAGCTGGCCTTCATCGAAGGCGTCAACCTGACCACCTCCGGAAGCGCCGCGCTCATCATGGCCAGCGCACCGCTCTGGACCGCCGTCATCAGCCAGCTCCGGGGCTACGATCGGCTGAACCTGCTGGGCTGGATCGGGTTGCTGGTGTCGCTGCTCGGGACCGCCGTCGTGGTACTCTACGGACCGCGCGCACTGGACTTTTCAGAAGATGCGCTGCTGGGCAACCTGCTGATGACCGGGGCAGCCGTGGCCTGGGGCGCCTACACGGCGCTCAGCCAGCCGTTCGTTCATCGCATGGACCCGGCCAGCCTGACATTTTTCAGCCTGCTGCTGGCCTATCCGATCCTGGCGCTGCTGGGCCTGCTGCATATCGACGCGGTGGTGTGGGCCGACGTCGATGCCACCATCTGGGCGGCGCTGATCTTTTCCGGGGCGCTCTCGACCGGCCTGACCGTCGCCTTCTGGAACCATGCGATCCGGCACGTTGGCCCCTCCCACACGGCCGCCTTCGGCAATCTGGTCCCGGTGGTGGCGCTTGTGGCCGGCTACCTGATGCTCGGCGAGCCGATCACCCCGGCCCAGCTCCTGGGCGGCGCCGGCATCATCGGCGGCCTGCTCCTGATGCGCCGGGCCCGCCGCATGCCGCTGCCTTCGTGA
- a CDS encoding MerR family transcriptional regulator: MQEQQKWYSIGEVAQRTGLAPHVLRYWETEFEELRPQKDKAGRRRYSEEDLTLLREIQHLLHVERYTIEGARRVLARRRQRQDGAMRAQLLELRAFLVELLQYLEARPGCEEPAKGNSGPD, from the coding sequence ATGCAGGAGCAGCAGAAGTGGTACAGCATCGGGGAGGTAGCGCAGCGGACGGGGCTGGCGCCCCATGTGCTGCGGTACTGGGAGACCGAGTTCGAGGAGTTACGGCCGCAGAAGGATAAGGCCGGCCGTCGTCGCTACTCGGAAGAAGATCTGACACTGTTACGGGAGATCCAGCACCTGCTGCATGTGGAGCGCTACACGATCGAAGGGGCGCGGCGCGTGCTGGCACGTCGGCGCCAACGGCAGGACGGTGCCATGCGGGCGCAATTGCTGGAACTCCGGGCGTTTCTGGTGGAGTTGCTGCAGTACCTGGAAGCGCGGCCCGGCTGTGAAGAGCCGGCAAAAGGGAACTCCGGCCCCGATTGA